Below is a window of Xiphophorus maculatus strain JP 163 A chromosome 19, X_maculatus-5.0-male, whole genome shotgun sequence DNA.
CAGTGCACATATTCAGCATAATGTTAAGCCTAACTATTTTATGGCCTcagaagacaaaaaagcatgGAACATGTGCATTATCATCTTGTAAAAATCATACTAAAATCTTTACGCTTAAAGCGGATCTTGACGTTTGACAACAgccaaatacaaaacaagaagCGGCAGATTTCTCCATCTCCTGTTCCCCGCCGGTGCAATCCCAAATCCTCAAACACAGGGAGCTTTTTTCTCATGATCTCATTTCCAAGTTAAGCAGACTGTGTTGGTCTCTCGTCAACACTACAGGTTTACTCGCTTTTACTAATGGGGGCTCTATGCTGATAGTTATGCTCTTGCGTAAATATGCAGTCAAATAGATGTACAACCACCGACACGTGGCTGACACCGCTCCGCAGTCTCACCTGGATGTTTGTTTCATACAAATACAGTACGGGCTGCGAGAATTAAGGGGCCCTTTAGCACTGCGGGCCTCCGGAGTCTTTCTGATGGAAGATTAACACATTAAGCAAACGTCCATTATTTAAAACCCCCCACACTAAGAccaatacaaacagaaaatagacTATTCAACTGCAGCCAACGGCCTGAAATTGCTCGGTTGTGATATATCCAATTGATTTCCTTTTAGGAAATAAAACGCCGCTTAATAATGTCTGAGGTTGGACACAAAGTATACAGTATACTTTGtgtcaaatataaaaatctaaattatttatctGCATTCATCTAAtgtaaaaaattgaaataaaattcgCACAAAGTAGATTGATAAGctgtgtgattttatgtgaaatagtGAAGGCAGACGAAGTGTGTCATCCGACAGAGGGCGCTATAAAGCTGTATCTTGTTCATTAAAAgcgattttaaaaataataacaataaattgaGTAATTCAGTGATTTGGGGAGAAATACAGAAATTTCTGGGatatataaatagattttttttatttttattattatttgacacattcattagattttaaatcaaacataaaacactTTGGCCAAAGCCGTTtctcgaaaaaaaaaaaaaaaaacgtacaaaaacaaatgtaatattttattgccattCATGCAAACTATAAGTAAATTAGCAATATAACTTCAAAGCAACACATTTAGTTTCGAACAAGTACCTTTAAGGAAACAGCTGCgcaaatatttagattattattattattttttacctttttaaatttcaccaaaattatttaatttttaggtTTCCTGTTTATAGATTTCACCCTCTCATGCATAACGCGTCCTCttggtttatttctttctttcttttttgcgtTGCTGGtataaaataatcaacagtTCTCATGCAGGTTGCCGCCTTAAATTCCTTAAACGGACCACAATAAAAAATGGATTATGATCTAAGCACAGCTGAAGTGGAATAAATCCGTTGGAGGATGTGCGTATAATGAAAAGCATCAAACATTCCTTTTTATacacctccccccccccccttttttttcttacccctACAATAAGATTAGTTTATAATGAAGCTTTTCATATGAAACTGTTCTTTTCAGTGAGCGCAGGTGTACAATTGGGGGTGGAGAGGGGTGGAAAGAGGTGGAGGGGGAAGCTTGAGGAGTCTCACGCCTAGGTGCGAGCAGATTATTCAAATAGGGCCCAAGGCGTAGAAGTAGGGATTGGAGGCTTGCCTGGCGCACAGAGCTTATATCACAGCGCTAACAGGCAGCGCGGAGCGTCATTTGGACTCCAGCCTCTGACGGGCGCATCACGGCTGGCTCCGCAGGACTCACATGCACCAAGTCCTTGACGGAGGGACGGACCGCGACCCGAACACACTAACTGGTCCCCTGTCATTTGCTATCAGAGAGACTTTTGGCTTTTTCCTCTGCTGGGAGACGCTTTGTCGAAGTCCTCCATGATGCTTGGAGCAGTTAAAATGGAAGGACACGAACATACCGACTGGAGCACCTACTACGGAGAGCCCGAGGTGGGTaccttaaatatatatattttcccccTGTCTAAAGCCGATCCCATTTTATACAACTCAATATTAGCCCTGAGATAATATTAACTTTGTGATCAAATATTGACTTGAGGCGCCTCCAAATCCTCCCCCATCTCCGCACAGCGCGCTATCCTATCCTAACAAACTTGCTTGACATGTAATGGGGGGGAGGGAGGAAACTTTTCATGCGGATATTAAAACtgattgttattatttttttgtttattttatttttttgccacgTTTACTTTCAACAAACACCTGTGGTGTTTGGTTTAGGTCAAGGCAATTGGTTCACATGCTGTATATGTGTTGCAGACGCACGGGAAGAGCTGTTTGAAGCTTTGTAAAGCCTTTGCgcatttttaaagcattactataatttgttttatttgtcatattatgctgacaaacatttgaattattttaaattactctagttaaaacaaatgttatttattgattaatacttgattattattattattttaaattaaataacaataTCAGATTTATAACATATTTAAGTAATAATAACAACACTTTTGTGTGTAGGAATTATTGATCATGTTATCTCCTGACTGTGCCAAACTCATGGCTGCCTCTCTCCCCCTCCACACTGACAGTGTTACACCTCGGTTGGCAACATGAACACCGGCCTGGGAATGAACTCCATGAATACCTACATGAGCATGTCCGGCATGAGCACCACGGCCAACATGACGGCCAACTCCATGAACATGTCCTACGTCAACACCGGCATGAGCCCCTCCATGACGGGCATGTCGCCGGGCACCGGAGCGATGAACGGCATGGGCGCGGGCATGACGGCCATGAGCGCAGCGCTGAGCCCCAGCATGAGCCCAATGACCGCGCAGCCCGCCTCTATGAACGCTCTCACCTCTTACACCAACATGAACGCCATGAGCCCCATTTACGGACAGTCCAACATCAACAGATCCCGAGACCCCAAGACCTACCGCAGGAGCTACACACACGCCAAACCCCCTTATTCCTACATCTCCCTCATCACCATGGCCATCCAGCAGTCTCCCAGTAAGATGCTGACGCTGGCTGAGATCTACCAGTGGATAATGGACCTGTTCCCCTTTTATCGACAGAACCAGCAGCGCTGGCAGAACTCAATCCGTCACTCTCTGTCATTTAACGACTGTTTCCTCAAAGTGCCCAGGTCGCCTGATAAACCCGGGAAGGGCTCCTTTTGGACTCTCCACCCGGACTCCGGGAACATGTTCGAGAACGGCTGCTACCTGAGGAGGCAGAAGCGCTTCAAGTGCGAAAAGAAGATGTCGCTGAAGGACGGCGGGCGAAAGGCGGGCGACGCCGGCTCCTCCAACAGCAGCTCGGAGAGCTGCAACGGCAACGAGTCGCCGcactccaactcctcctccAGCGACCACAAAAGATCCCTGTCGGACATGAAGGCGAGCCAGGCCCTCAGCCCGGAGCACGTCGCCGCTGCCGCAGCCGCCGCCGCCTCACCGGTGTCTCAGGGGCAGCACCTCATGTCGCAACATCACTCCGTCCTGGCGCACGAAGCCCACCTAAAGCCGGAGCACCACTACTCGTTCAACCACCCGTTCTCTATCAACAACCTCATGTCCTCGGAGcagcagcatcatcatcatcacaaaaTGGACTTGAAAACTTATGAGCAGGTGATGCACTACTCCGGATACGGCTCCCCGATGGCCGGGGCGCTTTCTATGGGCTCCATGGCGGGGAAAGCCGGCCTGGATTCCGCGTCTATACCCGACACATCTTACTACCAGGGTGTCTATTCCAGGCCGATCATGAACTCCTCGTAAAACGCCGTGGACTCTCCTCACCTTAGATttgtacatttgtaaaaaacaaaaacggaaaAAATATAGACTTTGTGTACAATatgtatttcagatatttttgatGTTTGCCACCGTTTTAGTTGTCAAGTTTGTTAGTAGCCTAATTGCTTATTTTGAAGGAGAAGATgtgaaagatgacaaaaaaaaaaaaaagatgaaaatgtgacGAGATCTGTTCGGCTTCTGGACTGGACCCCAAAGATAAAACAACAAGTTGCTGTAAGATAGCTGATACCCGCTCATCGGGATTCTTAAATGAACTTAAATGCATCACAGGATTTGTTCAATCATTTGTGTAATTCCTATTTATGGCTTGTATATGTGTATTCTTGTAGTGACAAGAACAGAATCTATATTAAAGTgttattggttttgttttccgAATatgatgtattattattattattattattattattattattattattattattattattattattattattattattattattattatgttgcCATTAGGGCATTTATCACAGCcaaaatgagaatatttttgGGGTTTTCATAGCTAGTTTATGAGACATTCtttccaaacaaataaaagtctatgttcaaaaaacctgaaagataTCTCCATACATAACATAGACAGCATTAGAAATGTTAAGCAATAATGGctaaaaactatttgaaatgttgttttgctttaaaattagcttaaaagctaaaaacaaatattcctaatgctattttaaaaagaaaacatatctTTTATCGCTGAACAAAGAAAACTtgtaatacatattttatttttattgctaaggttattttaaaatttaatgcaaaagtcttcttaaaaatgaaacaatacgtaaataaataaataaacaaataaacaaataaataacagaagGAGACAGTACTTACGTTAAGATGTACACATCTTAGCGTATGGGTgtcttacttttatttattcaaagttATTCCAAATTGTGGAATACTTTTTGTCGCCACGATGCTCTCCTAATAAGGCCCATAATTTCAGTTGAGGGATTAATAGCTTTGGAGGATAAAACCGAGACAATGCTCACAATTTGTCTCCCAGGAAatgcaaacagaacaaatatatGCTCATTAATCCCAAACAGAAATGGAGATATTAACCTATCAACAACTCTGCATTTTCGTCCGGAAGGAATGCCATTAAAATTCATAGAGGAATTAGTTCTTTACCTAAAATAATatgcattacaaaaaaaaaaaaaaaaaaaaaaaagaaaagctctaCGAATTGCGGGCACCTCGCAGAAAGTAACATAAAGCAAGCCCATCATAGACACGCTTGCAAATTCAGGGTAAAACTGATTTGCTGTAAGGATATTTAATCAAGCATTCAAATTCCCCCACATACAGTGTGCCAGTCAAACACCATACAGGCCTGTCAGTCTCCCACTCTAACGTGTCTTCCATTCTCCCCTCCACACATTGCAAAGTTTAGATCAGTGAATAAGATTAAGTGTCATTGTCAGACAGAACAACCTCCCGCAGTGCAGCAGAATGGCTGCTGCAGAGGAGGCCTGATTTGGGGAACTGAACTGCCTGAATGCGATGCTCTAACTTCTCTTCCCACAATCTGGGGCTCCATTGTCTACTCCCTATTTTTAAAGTAGCGGGACCCTCCCTTCTTGTTAGGTAAGGAAGGCTGACTGTCGTCTACATGAAtccaacacccccccccccccccccctcagcTCGTCCCACCGTCACAAACTCAAATCCAAGGCCGGGGACAGTTTCTGCCCCCTTTATAACCCAAACGTCACCCCTTCGAACTTCTGAACACGTAGGGGGCCAAAAGTGTGCGTTTATTCTCCAGACCCTCTTTGCAGATCGCACTTTAAACAGCGTGATCTGCGAATAAACAAAGCCAGTAAACAATGGAGTGGAGGCTATGCCCGCATATAGGaagagtacacacacacacacacacacacacacacacacacacacacacacacacacacacacacacacacacacacacacacacacacacacacacacacacacacacgcacatacacacgcacacgcacaaaCCAAATTGCACAAGTGTAAACTTTGAATAGGACGCCCGCGGCTCTGTAAATTTACACAGACATTAAATTTCGTTCTATTCATTTTAGACATATAATGctaagctgattttttttatagcgTGCTGATCGATATctctgtaaaataatcattttttttaactagcgTGGCAGTGAAATCTTTGCTTTGTAGCTAAAGTCAACAGTGACAGAGTTTGAGCTCAAATAAATGCTGTGATGTCTGGAGCCCTTTGCAGAAGGCAGAAGGCAAGCTCCTACAATGGGCTTCAGTGGGGCTTGCCAACAAGCACCGGCTATTTTGCACAGGTACGAgagcttttattttccataaaaaatatTGCGTTTTCACTTGGATTCTTTTACTTAAACTGGAAAGCAAATTGGTGGCGATTCGTGTGCATGCAATGTGGGCGGCAGAGGTTATACGATATCCCGAGCtcatggggggggggggggggggggggggggggaaggagATCTATTGGATTTATGTGGTGCAAAGTTGAAGAGATCTGCAGGTTGTGTGGTGGAAGCGAGTCTCTGTATCTCTGATCTGCGAGCCGGGTGGAGAGACGCCTGTAAAAAACCCCgatattacaaaataacatttaatcttttcctattaaatctaaatctaaattcgcagattttcttttctttattcagGCGCATTGTATCAGCAAATATTGCTTTGCATGTTGTTTCAAACCAGACAGTATGATTGACTGGCGGGTGTCTACACGTGTTCGCCGACGAATGAGACTTAATGTGGACTTGAAGACACGCAGTTGGctattttttgcagtgtgcgGCTGATTTATATCACGTTCCCATAGGCTCGCATAGGTTTGGATATGACTTCTGTCTTGACACTGTGTCGCTGTTATTCGATGCAGCTAATGCATTTTGCACAGTGTCATATTTTTAAGAATCAAAAATAACCATAAACATTTGCATGAAAATAATATATGTTGGAATTATACATTCCGCAAAAATAACCCACTCAATTGCGTAAAAGAAATTcgtattaaataataataataataataataataataataataataataataataataataataataataataatgaatttaaaacgagtgtttttgaaaaaaaaaaaacaatctttaacaGGCTGTAATGAACGAAGAGTCCTTTTACAATCCCTCATCCAATATTAAACATTTGCCTCTGAAAGCGGCTTTTACCCCCAGCCCTTTGAAGGTGGGATAACCCCGGTCAAGACCCCTTTATATCGCGCTTTGAGACCGGGAATTATCTTTTGGATCTCCGCAGACTTAAAGGTAAGGAGCCTTGATCTGCTCTAGAGGAGGGGAAATATGCAAAGAGGCCGCAACCATTTGCATTTGCGTTTTTCTTCTTATCTTAACTTCTTGTTCAAGTTTTTGAATCGGGGAAAGACGCCCCATGCAGCGACATCGTAGTCCAGCGCATGGGTTGTtatagcaacagaaaaaaagaggatgtCCGCGCctgttgattcttttttttttttttctttttgtttaaccCGCTAGCctgatttctttgcatttcttgaGCTCAAATTTGCGTATTTCTTGATTAGGGGCCTGCAGATCAGACCCCCATTCATGCTGGGAAACAAAACACCCAGTCGCACCTTTTACATCCATTTAAGGATTTGGCTGCATCCAGATTTGCAACATTTGATAAAGTCTGAAAAACTGGGGCATTGAGCAGGGATTATCAACGCATATTTCTGATAATCACAGTTAAAGAGTTTAAAGATAAACTATCCGTGTCGCAACAATGGTTGGCAATTACCCCCTTTTCCTCATGTCTTTTAATTGCTTCTAATTGCATCAATCTTCTAAAGTGAGACATTCTAAAGCTTAAAGGCGAGTTTGGGCCTCCGTGCTCTAGGAATGACTCATATTATAAGCCAAATATGAGCATCCACCCATGGGCGTCAGCTCAATGGGACTTCCTGACGTAGTCAATACAGGCCCAAAGAGGGGAAAATTGGAatcataatatattttttacatattttacaataattcaACTGACACGATCTGCTAATTTGGAGTAATTAATTGTGGCTTTGTCAAATCAACACTGCTCGATATCTACGTGTGGCTCTCTCCAGGTCTATTATATTACTTATGTACGGGGGTCGCATGATGTGATGAGGCCTATATCCCGTAGAGAGAGCATTGCCGCACCTTCGTGGGCTGCATGCGCGCTGAAGCCCGCGGACTGGAACACCCAAGTAGATCTGTCTCCACGGAGACGGCGGGACACCGGTCCAACAAGCTGTAATTCTGTCTCAGCCTTTTGCAGGGGAGGGACCGTCCACACTAGCCCGACTTAACTCCTCTTTCACCAGACATACTCCTAATCCTATATCTTAGCAGGGCAAACTGTCGT
It encodes the following:
- the foxa2 gene encoding hepatocyte nuclear factor 3-beta, translating into MMLGAVKMEGHEHTDWSTYYGEPECYTSVGNMNTGLGMNSMNTYMSMSGMSTTANMTANSMNMSYVNTGMSPSMTGMSPGTGAMNGMGAGMTAMSAALSPSMSPMTAQPASMNALTSYTNMNAMSPIYGQSNINRSRDPKTYRRSYTHAKPPYSYISLITMAIQQSPSKMLTLAEIYQWIMDLFPFYRQNQQRWQNSIRHSLSFNDCFLKVPRSPDKPGKGSFWTLHPDSGNMFENGCYLRRQKRFKCEKKMSLKDGGRKAGDAGSSNSSSESCNGNESPHSNSSSSDHKRSLSDMKASQALSPEHVAAAAAAAASPVSQGQHLMSQHHSVLAHEAHLKPEHHYSFNHPFSINNLMSSEQQHHHHHKMDLKTYEQVMHYSGYGSPMAGALSMGSMAGKAGLDSASIPDTSYYQGVYSRPIMNSS